Within Lolium rigidum isolate FL_2022 chromosome 5, APGP_CSIRO_Lrig_0.1, whole genome shotgun sequence, the genomic segment TGCAATGCAGCTGAGGTTTGGCAAGGTGAacaagaacatcagcaacaccaatGTGTTTGAACATGCAGGTAGGGTGTACGCCGTTGCTGAGAGCCATCAGCCGCAGGAAATCTGCATACGAAATCTTGAGACAGGCAATACCTGGGACATCGGCGGGAAATGGGATCGGCCCTTCACTGCTCACCCAAAGGTATGGACAGCCAGTAGACTATGCTGCATTAGTTGCGTAGCTAGCAAAGAACCGTAATTTAAGCATGTATAGGCACAAAACAGAACTTAATGTAAAAGGTACAAGTATTGATCATGTAACACACACTACTTTACATCTAAGTAATATCAGTTTGCTCGATGTTTCAGTGTTATCATTGTTCTGTCTTTTGGTTGCTTTAAGGCACTTTGTTCAAATGGCTGTAGGTAGCTCCTGGATCAGGAGAGCTTGTAATCTTTGGTTCAGATGCAAAGAGGCCTTTCCTAGTTGTTGGGGTTGTCTCAGGTAGTTTATTGTACTTCTTCCCTGTGCCATGCTTGAGATCAGATTATAACCACACTCATGTATTATTTGACTGCAGATGATGGAACCAAACTAAAACATAAAGTTGACGTCAAGCTGGACAGATCTACACTTTGTCATGACATAGGAGTTACTCTAAAGTATGCGAGTTTAAGAAACATCATTTAGTCCCCGCCACTTATTGACTTCAGTGCATACTACATATAAAATACTAACTTGTTTACGGGAAATACTAGAAAAATATTAGACTTGTATAATCCAGTAACCAACTAAAGCAATTAACAGATATTGTCCTCTTGATGTAGGTACAATATAATCTTGGATTTACCTCTTACAATTGACATCGATAGACTCACTAAAGGTGGCCAGTAAGTATTTCAGATAAACTTATACTAACAAATAAGCAGCTTCCTTAATTTACAAAATCAAAATGAAATATTACCCCTTGCATAGGCTGATCGAATTTGAAAAGGGAAGTTATTCAAGAATTGGGGTTATGCCCCGCTATGGTGATGCAGAATCAGTTATGTGGTTCGACCTCGAACCATTATGCATGTTCCACCTTATCAACTGCTTCGAAGAGGGAGATGAGGTACATAGTATTCTCCTTTCCTTTCCTACCTTCAAGTTATTCCAAATGCTAACTATTTACAATGCAAATCTCATCCTTTCCTGGTGACTTAGGTTGTTGTCCAGGGCTTCCGTTCAGCTGACTCGATCATACCAGGGCCAAGACTAAACAAACATGACATGGTGCCGGAAACATCAGAACTTAAGACCAGGAAACACGAAATTAATGAGAAACTATTCTCTCGCTTATATGAATGGAGATTAAACCTGGAAACAAAGACTGTTTCAGGGGAATATTTGACTGGAACCAAGTGGTCTTTGGAATTCCCAATGATCCACAACAACTACACAGGCGTGCGTCACAATTATGCGTATGCACAAATAGTGGATTCTTTAACAAGATCTGGAGGCAATAGTGAAAAAGGTACTGCTAAAGTCAAGCCACAATTCACTAATTAACGGCATGGATATTGGGTGCATATgtctaattttttatttttacagtATTATGCATCATAGCTTGATTGATTCTTTTATTACATCTTACAGTACTCCCGAAATATGGAAGTTTAGCAAAACTATGCCTGGAAGAAAGAGAGAATGTGACAGAGGTACGTATAAATGAACTGTGTGCTTTAGTTCAGCTGCTATTTAACAAGAATGTCAGCACTCACGCTCATGTTGTAAACAAGACATCGGCCAAGGATCCAGTAAAGATTGAAATTCATCGGCTCGGTGAAGATCGGTTCTGCTCTGGAGCATCATttgttccaagagttggtggcacACATGAGGATGATGGGTGGATAATTTCTTTTGTACATGATGAAAAAACTAATACATCACAGGCAAGTTTTCATTGCAACACAGTATAGACACACCCTGAGTCCTATACCAAATACAGGTCTAATTTTGAAGCTTATGTCTGCAGGTGCACATTATTGACACACAGAGATTTGAAGGTTCACCTGTTGCCAAAATAACATTGCCGCAAAGAGTACCTTATGGCTTTCATGGAACTTTTATTCACAGCAACACAAATGGACGTGTGAATACTAAACCAGCAAAAAACTGGACAGCTTAAAACTAATCGGTTGAATTGAGCCTTATTAAGTAGCATTTTTTGTTCCTCAGATGCTGTATCATACAGTATTAGGTGAACTGTTCATACATTTCCCCTATGTGAGTATGTTTGTAACTACCGGCAGCCTTGTATAGGTTATCTTATACAGTTGTTTGTAGAAACACAAGGTGGCAGTGTTTAGCTAATAAGCATGTAGCTGCAGTTCTAGCTCTCTCAGTTGTGCGCAATTTCCATAAAAGACAGAACCATCATAAATAATTTGGTGTACTGAAATAATCGAAGTCAATCTGCCAGTATCTTAAAAAAATATTGTGCCAAATATCTAGAATGCAACTATATTTGCACTAACCTCTGAAGAAaatagtcaacatcatcaccagaGCAGGTCATGGTCTCTCATAACAAGTTTGTAGAACCCAGGAGCTAACAGAAAAGCCATAACCTGGAGGATCGTGAGGGCAGCCGAAGCCTCGCAAGCATAACATGTTGCTTGTACGGTTGGAGAAGAGTAAAAGGGGTAGGTGCAAGAGAAGGGGCTTGGGGCAAAAGAATTCTTTATTGATATTCCAAAAAACAAGTATTCTGGATCATATAGGTAGCATAAAAAACCTTGTAAAGGAAATCATAATATTATCTATAAGAGATTTCTAAGGGCCACAGAAGTCCCGGACTTGGGTGTCAAACCTTAGGGAGGTCGGAGGCAACTAAGAATCTGGTGGCTCAGCCCATGCCTATGATGAGGATGCCCCACATAACTAATATATTCTAGTAAATCAGTATGATACATATGATTCGACAAATACAGAAGAAATAGCAGGGACTTATTTGGATCTATCAAAGTATTGTAGACAACTGAACAAATATAATTATAGTCTGCAACATAGAGCTCTCACATGCTACCTCTCTTCAAGTTACTAGTGCTGAAATTATTTAACCATGAAGGAACTCTTGCAGCTGCACCCTCCAACCGCACTCGGATTGGTTGACACCTGCACATTGGTAGTAGCGGTAGTACTCCATCAATATACATTATAGAATTTCACTTACATACTACATCAATATAGAGCCATGACTGATAAGGACCTACGATTTTAATAACACACTGCCTAAAGAGCGTAAACAAGATCAGGTGTTCACCTGGCACAATGGCTCAGAAAAGTAGAATATGAAGTCTGAGTATCACTATTTAAGTTTCTACAAATATACAAAGCACAAGCATATAGAGTGATGAAAATATCTGATCAACTTCGATAGAcagcctgaatactttgcattgtGTAAAATTAGCTAAATGGATTTCGGCACTATTTGAGCTGGGTCAAATGCCAGTAATGACGCTTTAAAGGTAAAACATGTCCAAGTCAGTACAATATTTATTTTTAATCATACATTGGCGGTCGATTAGCTAATTCAATGATGTAGTTCTATTGGAAAAATAAATATATACCACGCTTAATTATGTAAAAGACGGCAGACATGTAAACTGCAAGCTCGGAAAGGTGAATGATCGTCCAAACAACATGACAACTAACAACTCTACAGTGTAGATCAATTGTTAGGACAACTGGGTGGTTTTAAGTAGTACTCCAAATTCAGATACAGGGTGATACATGAATGAAGCTCAAAACTTACCACGAAAGCCGACCGTATTAATTCCTCTACGTAATCCACAGTGGAACCTTTCACGAAGTCGTATGAAACATTGTCGACAACCAACTTAACGCCATTCTTCTCGAAGACTCTACagttaaaataaaaacaaaaaaggcATGTAAGTGTAGAATCGTCAAAATTATGGTGGTTAAGATCGATGCTTCATTGCTTCCCAAGAAATTCAATTCTGAGATTCAATCTTTTGTCATAAAAAGTACTGTGAATAAAGGAAGTGAAAGCCTCAATCGGAAGCATGGCCACTAACCTGTCATCTGCATTTTTCTTGTTATCAAGTACGAAGGTGTATTGGAATCCAGAACACCCGCCAGCTTCAACGCTCAAGCGCAACATGTTACCCTCAGCAGATGGTTCATTAGCGTGCAACTCTTTCAGTCTCTGCAGCGGGCTAATTCCATTATCACACACTGTACATGATAAACTAACTTGCAGAAGTAAAACACGTAACACAGATAGTATCAGAAGTGACAACTTTTCTTGTAATAACAGCATTTTTTGGAAGCATGCACACTATATCTATACGATCTATATTACCTAGCATATATAGAATTCGAACAACTCAAAGATTGTCCTTTTTAAAGTTTCAAACCACCTAAGTTTCTACATTAATTATACAACTGAGGGACAATGTAAACAGAATCTAGAGTTGAATCTTAACCAGAAAATAGCAAGCCCTCGTTACAAAATCCTAAAAATTGATCCCCAAATTTATGGAAAGACAAATATCCCTCGAAGCAGTTAAAAATGGAATTGCTAAAACGGAGAAGAACATCCCTCGATGTGGAGGGAGGGAACCTACACGGACGCAACTATCCGTCATGCTGACAGCCTCTGGCTCCGCCGGCGTCGGCGTCTCggtagtggcggcggcggcggcggcagtttGGTGGGAGGACGAGGAGTAGGAGGCGGCGAGAAGGTGGTTGGCGCGGATGCGGCTGTTAAGTAGTAGCGCGAGGCGGCGTAGCAGTGGGGGGCTCGCCGTGGCCATCGCCGTCGGTGGGCGCCGGTGTTAAGCGGCGCGCCTCCGGTGGAATTGGGGAACGGGAGAAGAGAAGGAAGCTGACGATTTCCTGCGGTGCGTGGGCTCCACGCGTACTTCCCGCTCCCACGTTGTGCGTGCTCCAAAGTTCTGAATTTTGCATCTTCTAATTattaatttctttttttttcgaaaatgccTAAGTACACATCTTGCCCACAAAAAAAACATCGCGTCTTCGGTCTCCTATCCTCTTAAAGAAAAAAAACTACCGTAAAAGTTTTCTAGAGGCGATCTTGAGACCTTTCCACTCCGATATAGAGTTTTTTTTGGCGAAACAGACGTATATatactcacacatacgtacatacactcactTCTATGAATACATGCACGCAcactctacccatatgagcaattTCGAGAGACCGAGTCCAAGAACTAATCTGACGTGATctgacgggtcttgagattgacgaagtcaccacgagcgcctcgctgtcgacgggaacgttacCTCCCACTAAAAATATTTCATcttttaatgagacaccaaagtgtcgaaTATAGGATTTAAATTCTGGTGAGCTGGGGGTGCCACTGTCCTCCTAACCATTCAACcacaagttggttctcaactCCGATATAGAGTTGGCTAGTGATGTTCATGGAGTGTTCAATCCATCATTCATGTATCAAATCTAGTGGAATGTTTAGGAGATGGTAGTTGTACGACTCCTTAGCTTTGTGTAGTGGTTGCATTGATGCTCAAATAATATCTCGATGGACAATTgtgatttcatttttttttttgagaaacaattGTGATTTATGCATGTATGCAATCCAGGTGTCTATCTTGGCTACACCCGGTGGTCGTTTCAAACCTGAGAAAGAGAAGCATAGGGTGTTAAGAGATGACTGGCTACCGCGGGTCGGTAAAGCACTGACCGCCAATGTTTTTCTTGCTCCACATATGATGGTTTACTAGGAAGTtaggcgcggcgcacgccgcgcccgtggttgCATTTTCTAATACTAACTTGAAGAGGTACTAAGTATTTAAATATAGCTTCATGTTCTAAACAAATATTTGTGAAATAGAATCATTAGTAGATCATCTTATCATTTGAAGGATATGATTTACCCTTTTGTTTGAGTTATAATTTTGATTTTTATATTAGTAAGTGTGCACGTCTTTTAAATATAACACAAAACTTTGGAATCCCATTTCTCCTTTGATGAGTTGTACTTTGTTACTACATATGTATCATGGCTCAGTGATGTAAGCATCTGCGTGCAACACACGGATACGCAAAAACAATATATCTAAAATTCACGTAGCATAAAATAGATTAAAATTTACTGCATATATATTACACTTCAACACCATATTGAAGTGATGTTTAAAAAATAAGCAGTAAGCAACATTATTCACAATTTATTTTCTGATTAAAGTCATCTATTTATGGATCAATAATGCCCCTTTCGACGGCAGATGTATTTTTTTTCAAATATGTAACAACAAAGCTGGATCTGTTAGTGCCACACAACCATATTGAAGTAATCCACGTCCTTATATTTGTTTAATAAGACAATTATCAATGTATTCAATGGAAAACAATATAAAAGCATCTTAATAGTCTACCGTAACATGAGTTTGATAAAAGATCATTTAgtatccttagagcatctccagtcgcgtcccccaaacggcgtttgggggacggcggacaagaaatggagaaaatcgcgtcccagtcgcgtcccccaaagctaaatagcgcctcattttgtgtccggcgtccccggtagagagtcTCTATGtatgcagcccctagtccccacatgccattctctttccccacactttctctcacctacttttcccacatggggtggtcccttctattaaaatgcatgcatccagacgctgtttgagggacgcggctggaaagggtctcttttctgtacagatttttgatctctttttgtccggcgcggtcctaaacgtgccccaaatcatttgtgccggacgttttttgagggacgcgactggagatgctctaagtatgaTAGCGTGAGGCTGCCTGACCGtcctaaaagaaaaagaaaaaaacagcacACCTGAAGCGGACACGCCCCAATTCTCTAGCTCCCTGTTCTCACTGTAGCTCGAGCTCGATCTCCCTATCTGTCAAGCCTCCTCTGTCTTCTGAAGTTCCAATCAAGACTGTGAGGTCTTGTAGAAGTTCACCGGCGTccccctcccacctcctcccgtgtCTACCCGGTCGGCCCCGCCGCCGTGGCCCATCCCCAGCGTGTCTCCTCATGGTCTCTCCTCCGCATCCACCGCCGCTTCTGGCTATCCCTTCCCAGCTCCAGCGCATCCGACCACCGCCGTTGACCCCGCGCCTCCCGTCGCCCATCCTGCCGGCGCCGGAACAGCCGACGGTCCCCACTCTACCGGCACTTCTAGCTAGGTCGTCGTGCGCTGGCGCGCATGTCGTGAGCAGCGGCCAGCAGGTAGCAAACCTGCAGCTCATCGTCTCAGCTCCTCTACTCTATCCTATAGCGGACCTGCATACTATCGTCTCTATTGCCATTTTTATGTATTCATATTTCCTATATCAACTTTACTGCAGTCCATATTATATCTATTGATTTGCGAGGTAATATGATATGTATTGGGAAAGTTCTAATTAGGTACAGATTGACTCATGGTTCTGTAATTATAATAACTTTATGAGTGTGCTGTATTTTGGTACCGTTTATTTTGTTTTGGAGCAGCTTTTTTTTATAAGAAAATGTTTGTAGTGGAATTAAACATTAAATATTTCAGATAATGATTGAGAAGACATTCTTATTCTATGAATGATTTCGTTGAAAGGAAACTGTAGGAGAGGAACCCTGTACCTAGCTCTTACTTTACCATGGTTTCTTACATACAGGAATGTGTAATATGTCCTCATTGTGTGTTTCCTGTTGTAGATAAATCTGCTTGCAAGGCTCTTGATGATCTATCCATTTCATGAAATGTTTAAGGGTAAGGTCAGTTGGAGAACATACTACATCTACAAATATATTTTTTATGAGTTGATGAACAAATGTTACCTGGAATTATAAATCAGTAGTGAACAGTTCATAAATAATTTGGAGAGAATTATTTATTATTTCCTGACTTATTCATGGTCAGGATATGTTGCATTGTAAATTGGAAAAAATTGTGGAATCGCATCTATTATAAGGTAAACCGTTGCTATTGAATGTTGTTGAAACAACATGTTACGACTGAGTTTCATCCTGACAGGCAATTTCGCGGATGTGGTGACATCACCAAACCACATGCAGCATCAAAAAAACAATTCAGAAGGTCCCCTCCTTTTGTGGTCCGATTCTCTTTGCATTTATTTGATTTGGATTGTTATGACACCAACCATCAAAGTCTTTGCCAGTAAATTTTGTGAAGGCCAGCTTGTAAATACATTTAAAAGTTTATTTACAGAGAAGGGGCTGCCCCTGATTTTATTGACATGCAACCAAAATAGGTCGTATACATCATCCGGTTACATTTTCCAAGAGAACAACTCAAAAGGTAATCCAGAGGAGGGAACACTCCAGCATATCCAATGCTTGCATAGTTCATCTCTAGGCAATCTGCAACTACTTGCTCCTTGTTTGTTCCAGCAGCAGTAGGTTCCTATCCGCAGTGAACTCTGAGCACTGGTCGTCCTCTGACGTTCACCACCACCTTGTTCGAGACCATATCATGCTTATCCAGCTTCTTCCCTTCAGGAACTTATTTCTCAACGACCAAATAGACCAAAGCACAACAAAACTCTTAGTGTCAAGGACAGCAGTTTCTCATAATAAATTTGTTAGTTTTGTAGTCGTACTGACCAGTGCATTGGGTTAGAAATCATAGGCAACATATATGCTAACTAAAACTTTTCCAAACATGGCTTTTTTTTGTAGCAAGAAAGAATGAACACTTATTGCAATCGCTTAATTTCTTTGTATACAAATCTGTAGCATCTGATTTGCCAACACAATATTTCTCTTCTTAGTTTTTTTTGTGCATAGTATTTTTTTGCCTAGTATTCATGAATTTCTTTCTGGGTTTTGTAAGCAAAACATGGAAGTTCCATTGGGGCAAAAAAAATATAGCATtagttcattaaagatgtatgTGTAATCAAAATTATATGTGTTTCTACCTAGATCTTTTTCTTAACATTTGCAATTTTGATAGCAGAGGTTGTTAACTCATGTAGGAAACAAAAAGGAAGAGAAGCAATGCTAACATGGGACTCGACAGGCCGTTTTCCAAAGACTGCGTGCCTCCAAGTATCTGGCCCCTAAGGAAGGTAATTGGAAAAAGGTTGAACTTTCACTCCAAAAACTAAGATCTGTTGCACCTTATAAGCATTGAACGTGCCTCATGACCTCAAACAAAGCATATGTATACTGTTATTTCCTTGGCTCAAGAGTATTTCAAGTTTTCAACACAGCATACAATAAATAGCAAGAAATCCATGGTTCAGCTCTCTTGAACAAACATCCCAAATATTTGTGCTCTGGAAATGACAACATGGAACTAACCTCTAGTTCTAGTTCAGTATCCTCACAAATTACAGTTCAACACTCTCCCGCCATCTATGGCGCCATCTATGGTTCACCACTTTTGTCATCTCTTATTGGGCATTTCTAAGATACCCGATTGCTTTATCAATAATCTTCATGTCTTCAGCTTTGCATCAACTTCTCCGAGATAGTTGCAAGATCTCAACCACTGTGTAGATTTTGTGGCTCTGCATTTGATATGAAATCCTGGTCGGTCATCTATGACCGCAAGGATTTTCCTGAAAAGTACCACTCCGTAGCAGCTAGAAACAGAAAGTAGGGAAATGATAAGCAAAACGTGGCATAGTGCAAGGGGGCATATATTTTGTGATGTGAAGTCTGCATATTCCTACTTTCTTCTATCGACAGCAGCCCCCTAACATGCAAAATTATGGCCCAGCCCCTTCCCAGATAAACTGAGATATTACGAAGTACTATCAACTGAAAAGTGGCATTGCCATCTATATACATAGGCCCTGTCACTCTCAATTGCAGGACAACAAAACAGGAAAAATCGAAGTTTGGCATTATCAAATTTTGACCCTTTTAGCATATATATCATGTGACTTAATAGATGATATTTTTTCAGTGTATATGTAGGAATTTAAAAGAAACAATACAATAAAAATTATCATCAAAAGGGGAAAATGTAAGGATACCTTCCAAAATGTCCCTGAAAATCATCTTGTCATCGGTAATTTTGAATGTCTTCTCATACAAAATCAGGACCATTTGGTCTATCATCGACCCCATATTTTTCCATCGCCGGCGTCTGTACTACTGTCTTGAACAACAATATTGCTCGGGAAAGAAATATCATAAATTTATAATTATCATGCAGTTCGCAATATTAACCATCCAAAAGCAACTCTCTGACACCAAACTATGGGAAATACGCAAATTAAAAATGTTAGCAGCATTGTAATTTACCGGCAACAATTTCGAACATAATACTAATAATAGAATGCATTAGCAGCTTGTAGCAATGGACTACAAAACAATTTCACTGCTCGCTGAAAATGGACAACTAAGTTTGTACGGTTCCCACTTTGGAATCCTGAGATCTCTTAATACAAAGGTATCTACTTTGCTTAtattgtacatgatatgatatttGAAGCATAACAAACTAATTACCTTTCTAGAGCCGCTTCAATCATTAGTGAATGAAAAGTTTCAGAGGGAAGCCCTATAGGGGAACAAATAATAGGAAATAACACAGAGGTCTCCAAACAAATGAAATCTCAGCTCTCAAAATAAATGATTGAGTGTGAAACTGAAGTACACAACTTAGTATCTAACCTTGTGGTTTTGTGGGTATTCTTCTGGTACATACTGGTAGCCTTGGATTAAAAAATCTCAACCGTACATGATACACATTCCACCAATTGTTTAGCATAGTACTGAGAAAGATCAGAACCATGACTCCTCTTGGCTAACTGACCACAAATGAACGAAGTAGCAAAACCCACAATATGAATATCTCATCTGTGTATGTATCGAACTGCTTGTAAGCACCATAGAGTTATATTATTAGTAGTACATATAAGCTTGAATTGGCATACATCCTTTTCCCTATAAGCAGGAAAAATGTCAAAGTAATACCTAAGATAGACTGTAACATGTACGATAGCATCCACAGTGACAAAAAATGCATTAAAACAACATATAGCTGGCATTTAATAAGCATTGACAATTTCCAAAAAGAAGGTTCTATGTCAAGTGCAGAACTGCCTACATGGAATCGGAGAACTATGTTCCTCCGATGATCATCCAGCATGTACGGTATGGCCACCTCTTTGTGTTTTTAACAATTCTTGTTTCTGCTTGCTCTCATGGAGGGTctacattttctttttcttccttgcAATTTTTCCACCTGCATCAACGTGGGAAAAAGATATTTAGGTtttaaaaaataggaaaaaatgtGCTATAGTTTACGGCATGATTAGGAGTTGTTGATTGGCCAGTCAGACCTAGAGGTCACCAAGGCGAAGGGACAGTAGCTGCCTTCTCATGCAAAAACAAATGGTTTGATTGGTTCCTAATTAGAACATGATCCTGTGCAAACAAATAGTCTTGGTGTTTGCATAATATGATTCTAAAGACTTTACTTATCATATGCAATAATACTCTtcaatttccaaaaaaaaaatgccggtaagcttacatgtttgtgcTTCTCTTTTTCTTATCTGCGTGCAGGGAGGAGAGGGAGACCCGAGAAAAAGGTAGCTTACTGGTCTGCCGCTGCCTCCATGACTCCATCTATGAGTGAGATCTGGAGGCCATGTAGTGGCACACAAAGGTGTTGCCCATAGCCGAGTAGAGGGCGTGTAGGTTATCTCTGATTGGCGCCCTCCATGAGTGTAACCTCGCCGGTCGAAGTGGCCGAGGGATTAGGCCGGGAGGAGGCAAGAACCACTGCAGCAAGGTATGACCGCCACTTCAATCCAACCAGTCCGTTGCCGACCACACGCAAGAAGTTGACGAATCAGCAACACCACGGAGGATCAGACTACCGCGCCAACAGCCGCGGAGAGACAGACTACCGCGCTGCCACCCACCTCGGGAAGGAGAGGAGGGCGCTGAGCTTCTCATCTGCGCCGGCAGCCGCCtcaggagaaagaagaggacagatCGCCAATAACTTCCTAAGTGGCCAGAGAGGAAGAGGGAACGGAAGGGAATACGTGGGCGGAGGCACGGCGGCCGGATATGGAGAAGAGGGATCTCGCCCTTGGGATGATATGGGCGGTGGGCCGGCGGCAGTGAAGATgagggagaagaagggagagacggGAAACCAGCGAAGCCTCCACTCGTCTCGCGATGTTTCGATAGTGGTGGGCCTGAGACGTGGGCGCCGCTTTAATTATTGACCGCTTTACCGCTTTGACTGAAACAACAATCAGGGAAAGCAATCAGGAAACCGGCAGCGGCTGGAAAAAAATAGAAGGGAAACGTGAAATAGCCGGTAGATAAGAAGAGACTACAGAAACCTGCCGGTAATCTAGGGATTTACAAtgtaagaaaaaaggaaaaatgaaaCAGACGCTTCTTCAATCTACAATACCGTGCACCTATCTATAGGGAAAAAAGGCAACGTGGTAAGTTCTGATTGGAGAGAAGTGAACCATGAATAGTACCCAAATTGATGAGGTTAGAGCAAATGGGGTTGGCTTTTATATAGTTAATAATATTCATTGTTCTTCTCCAATTCCTCCTTCAGCAACAATGGGGCATGCACGATCTTTGCGAAAAATGTGTACATGAAACACAAGCATTCTAGGTTCGTAtatctgaaaaaataaacataaattTATATGACAAAGAAATTATATAATTTATATGACAGAAATTATATAGATCGAATGAATCATACAGCTATTTTGAGGCAGGAAACCTTATTTTTTGAGGGAATGTTAGAAACATGCTTTATTACGAGGGAACAGGCCAGGGGCACATTAGCAGTAAAATGAATttcgaaaaataaataaaaaataattcCGACCTAACCTATTTTGAGGCAGGAAACCTTATTTTTTGAGGGAATGTTAGAAACATGCTTTATTACGAGGGAACAGGGGCACATTAGCAGTAAAATGAACttcgaaaaataaataaaaaataattcCGACCTACCGGATTCGAACCAGTGACCTAAGGATTTATCTGCAACATACTACAGTCCTCCGCTCTACCAACTGAGCTAAGGTCGGTTTGTGATTTAAATTCCAACACAACATATATAACATAGTAAGGGTCATCGAAGGAATGTACTCCATATTTCGAGAAATTTCTTGTCATCTCCCACTTTTGCTCGACAATGTGGCATTATCATGTGCTAAAAACCTTCATGATTTGTGCCTTACATACGAAGTCATATAGTGAATAATGAATTGGGAGTAACCTGTTATAGGTCGAATTCAAGGGAACACAAGCGATCGTAATTGAGCATCTATAAAAATTTCCAGGCTTCGCATTATATTAGCTTACAAaatcgttagagcatctccagtcgcatcccccaaagggatttggggcgcgccggaccaaaa encodes:
- the LOC124653299 gene encoding iron-sulfur assembly protein IscA-like 2, mitochondrial, whose product is MATASPPLLRRLALLLNSRIRANHLLAASYSSSSHQTAAAAAATTETPTPAEPEAVSMTDSCVRRLKELHANEPSAEGNMLRLSVEAGGCSGFQYTFVLDNKKNADDRVFEKNGVKLVVDNVSYDFVKGSTVDYVEELIRSAFVVSTNPSAVGGCSCKSSFMVK
- the LOC124653206 gene encoding uncharacterized protein LOC124653206 isoform X2 — translated: MVSPPHPPPLLAIPSQLQRIRPPPLTPRLPSPILPAPEQPTVPTLPALLARSSCAGAHVVSSGQQINLLARLLMIYPFHEMFKGKETKRKRSNANMGLDRPFSKDCVPPSIWPLRKGGEGDPRKR
- the LOC124653206 gene encoding uncharacterized protein LOC124653206 isoform X1; protein product: MVSPPHPPPLLAIPSQLQRIRPPPLTPRLPSPILPAPEQPTVPTLPALLARSSCAGAHVVSSGQQINLLARLLMIYPFHEMFKGKETKRKRSNANMGLDRPFSKDCVPPSIWPLRKVIGKREERETREKGSLLVCRCLHDSIYE